In a genomic window of Phyllostomus discolor isolate MPI-MPIP mPhyDis1 chromosome 5, mPhyDis1.pri.v3, whole genome shotgun sequence:
- the ERRFI1 gene encoding ERBB receptor feedback inhibitor 1 has protein sequence MSTAGVAAQEVRVPLKTGLLHDGQAMGSLSTCWGSRREFENHFLNIDPITMAYSLKSTAQAHLMSLGRAAASAPTNGHRLAGQGACPKPALPPLTLPTSENLGPRDEDQVVGGFKKLSVNGGCAPTPPHTPMKTSSPSPFPYQALERGSRPLPPLPISEGPSLDDTDCEVEFFTCSDTDLLLEDCAPPDFKYGVPGRRSFRGCGQINYAYFDTPTVSVVDLSQASDQNAGGQHPDPPPPQSHRRLRRSHSGPAGSFNKPAIKVHGYVHRASPNSDEDKPEVPPRVPIPPRPVKPDYRRWSAEVTSSTYSDEDRPPKVPPREPLSRSNSRTPSPKSLPSYLNGVMPPTQSFAPDPKYVSSKALQRQNSEGSAGRVPCILPIIENGKKVSSTHYYLLPERPPYLDKYEKFFREAEEANASAPTQPSPADGGVGSAADRLDPKPRAEGGGHAKRKHSPYVVSP, from the exons ATGTCCACCGCGGGAGTGGCTGCTCAGGAGGTTCGAGTCCCGCTGAAGACCGGGCTGCTGCACGATGGGCAGGCCATGGGCAGCCTGAGCACCTGCTGGGGCAGCCGCCGGGAGTTCGAGAA TCACTTTTTAAACATTGACCCGATAACCATGGCCTACAGTCTGAAGTCTACGGCTCAGGCGCACCTGATGTCTCTCG GGCGCGCGGCGGCCTCTGCTCCGACCAACGGCCACCGCCTCGCAGGGCAGGGCGCCTGTCCAAAGCCCGCCCTGCCCCCTCTTACTCTTCCCACGAGTGAGAACTTGGGACCCCGCGACGAAGACCAAGTCGTAGGTGGTTTTAAGAAACTCTCGGTAAATGGGGGGTGTGCTCCCACGCCCCCGCACACACCCATGAAGACCAGCAGCCCGTCCCCCTTCCCCTACCAGGCGCTCGAGCGGGgctccaggcccctgcccccgcTGCCCATCTCGGAGGGGCCCTCCCTGGACGACACGGATTGCGAGGTGGAGTTTTTCACCTGCTCCGACACAGACTTGCTTTTGGAAGACTGCGCGCCTCCCGACTTCAAGTACGGCGTCCCCGGCAGGCGGAGCTTCCGCGGGTGTGGCCAGATCAACTACGCCTATTTCGACACGCCGACCGTGTCTGTGGTGGACCTCAGCCAGGCGTCCGACCAAAACGCAGGGGGGCAGCACCCAGACCCCCCTCCGCCCCAGAGCCACCGGCGGTTGAGGAGGTCTCACTCGGGACCAGCCGGATCCTTCAACAAGCCGGCCATAAAGGTGCACGGCTACGTGCACAGAGCTTCCCCGAACTCCGATGAAGACAAACCTGAGGTCCCCCCCAGGGTCCCCATACCTCCGAGGCCCGTGAAGCCAGATTACCGAAGGTGGTCGGCCGAAGTGACTTCCAGCACCTACAGCGACGAAGACAGGCCTCCCAAAGTGCCACCGAGAGAACCTCTGTCCCGGAGCAACTCCCGCACGCCGAGCCCTAAAAGCCTTCCGTCTTACCTCAACGGGGTCATGCCCCCCACCCAGAGCTTTGCCCCCGACCCCAAGTACGTCAGCAGCAAAGCTCTGCAAAGACAGAACAGTGAAGGGTCTGCCGGCAGGGTGCCCTGCATCCTGCCCATAATCGAGAATGGGAAGAAGGTGAGCTCCACACACTATTACCTACTACCTGAGAGACCGCCGTACCTGGACAAATATGAAAAGTTTTTTAGGGAAGCCGAGGAGGCGAACGCGAGCGCCCCGACGCAGCCCTCACCTGCCGACGGCGGCGTGGGCTCGGCCGCGGACAGGCTGGACCCGAAGCCCAGGGCGGAGGGGGGCGGCCACGCGAAGCGGAAGCACTCGCCCTACGTGGTCTCGCCCTAG